The following proteins come from a genomic window of Gynuella sunshinyii YC6258:
- the flgN gene encoding flagellar protein FlgN: MTAQPWLDSVIDLLQQEIALSSQIDAQLVLERDALLSRDAQSVAQYSQQKNTLLIDLDSKHSTLMQTISEATGQPQEALSDDQWLQTITDARKEQLSKLWYELHDQLKALKHKNLQNGVSLNRVVSRSRFLLRLLKGDNSPQTYDAKGMESSSRQGSLGKA; this comes from the coding sequence ATGACTGCACAACCATGGTTAGATTCCGTGATTGACCTGCTTCAGCAGGAAATCGCCTTATCCTCGCAAATTGATGCCCAGCTGGTCCTTGAACGGGACGCTTTGTTAAGCAGAGATGCCCAATCGGTAGCTCAGTACAGTCAGCAAAAAAATACTCTGCTGATTGATCTCGACAGTAAACATTCAACCCTCATGCAAACCATTAGCGAAGCAACGGGCCAGCCCCAGGAAGCCCTTAGCGACGATCAATGGCTGCAGACAATCACTGATGCCAGAAAAGAACAGCTGTCAAAACTCTGGTATGAGCTGCACGATCAGTTGAAGGCCCTTAAACACAAAAATCTGCAAAATGGCGTTTCGCTCAATCGCGTCGTTTCAAGAAGCCGTTTCCTGCTCAGGCTGCTGAAGGGTGATAACAGCCCACAGACTTATGATGCCAAAGGCATGGAAAGCAGTTCCAGGCAGGGGTCCTTAGGCAAGGCATAG